Proteins encoded in a region of the Pseudomonas syringae KCTC 12500 genome:
- a CDS encoding TerC family protein has product MEWIADPTAWLGLLTLIVLELVLGIDNLVFIAILADKLPPEQRDKARVIGLSLALIMRLGLLASISWMVTLTEPLFEVFGKTFSGRDLIMLFGGVFLLFKATMELHERLEGHVAQRAGNAGYALFWPIVAQIVVLDAVFSLDAVITAVGMVEHLSVMMIAVIFSIGLMMIASKPLTKFVNSRPTVIMLCLGFLMMIGFSLTAEGLGFHIPKGYLYAAIGFSILIEVFNQIARKRSKKSAHGHLPRRERAAHAVMRLLGGRKLESGDVDEEITDMLDGESSEPVFDRRERVMISGVLQLAERPIRTVMTPRAEVDCIDLNDSAEKIRLKLMHSSYSRLPLIGERGIDEPLGFVHKKELFKELLSGNEPDLKLMSRKAINLLESFTILNALEQMRKESTHIAFVVNEFGDFIGVLSMTDILESIAGQLPDASEVEGPDIVEQGEDFVVSGALNLSLIRERTGFQVKATEDYQTLAGLVMSLLDRLPSTGDSLSWQGWNLHVVGVEERRVTRVLLQKQPDMGAGK; this is encoded by the coding sequence ATGGAATGGATCGCTGATCCCACGGCATGGCTTGGCCTGCTGACCCTTATCGTGCTGGAACTGGTGCTGGGCATCGACAACCTGGTGTTCATCGCCATCCTGGCCGACAAACTGCCCCCTGAACAACGCGACAAGGCGCGCGTCATCGGTCTGTCGCTGGCATTGATCATGCGCCTTGGCCTGCTGGCGAGCATCTCGTGGATGGTGACCCTGACCGAGCCTTTGTTCGAGGTCTTCGGCAAGACGTTCTCCGGTCGCGACCTGATCATGCTGTTTGGTGGTGTGTTCCTGCTGTTCAAGGCCACCATGGAACTGCACGAGCGCCTGGAAGGCCACGTCGCCCAGCGCGCCGGTAATGCGGGCTATGCGTTGTTCTGGCCTATCGTTGCGCAGATCGTCGTACTGGACGCCGTGTTCTCGCTGGATGCGGTGATTACCGCCGTCGGCATGGTCGAGCACCTGTCGGTGATGATGATCGCTGTGATCTTCTCCATCGGCCTGATGATGATTGCCAGCAAGCCGCTGACCAAATTCGTCAACAGCCGCCCGACGGTGATCATGCTGTGTCTGGGCTTCCTGATGATGATCGGTTTCAGCCTGACCGCCGAAGGCCTGGGCTTCCATATTCCCAAGGGCTATCTGTATGCGGCCATCGGCTTCTCGATCCTCATCGAAGTGTTCAACCAGATCGCCCGCAAGCGCAGCAAGAAGTCGGCTCATGGCCACCTGCCGCGCCGCGAGCGGGCAGCCCACGCGGTGATGCGCCTGCTGGGCGGTCGCAAGCTGGAGTCTGGTGACGTCGATGAGGAAATCACCGACATGCTGGATGGGGAAAGCAGCGAGCCGGTGTTCGACCGTCGTGAGCGCGTGATGATCAGCGGCGTACTGCAGCTGGCAGAGCGGCCGATTCGCACAGTGATGACGCCGAGGGCGGAAGTCGACTGTATCGACCTGAACGACAGCGCCGAGAAGATCCGTCTGAAACTGATGCACTCGTCCTACTCGCGTCTGCCGCTGATTGGCGAGCGCGGTATCGATGAGCCGCTGGGCTTCGTGCACAAGAAAGAGCTGTTCAAGGAGCTGTTGTCCGGCAACGAGCCCGACTTGAAACTGATGTCGCGCAAGGCAATCAACCTGCTGGAAAGCTTCACCATCCTCAATGCCCTGGAGCAGATGCGCAAGGAATCGACGCACATCGCCTTTGTGGTCAACGAGTTTGGTGACTTCATCGGCGTCTTGAGCATGACCGACATTCTCGAGTCCATCGCTGGCCAGCTGCCTGACGCCAGCGAAGTGGAAGGACCGGACATTGTCGAGCAGGGCGAGGACTTCGTGGTATCGGGTGCCTTGAACCTGAGCCTGATTCGCGAGCGCACCGGCTTCCAGGTCAAGGCGACCGAGGACTATCAGACCCTCGCCGGACTGGTCATGAGCCTGCTCGATCGCCTGCCGTCTACCGGCGACAGCCTCAGCTGGCAGGGCTGGAACCTGCACGTCGTCGGGGTGGAAGAGCGTCGAGTGACTCGGGTGTTGCTGCAGAAGCAGCCCGATATGGGGGCTGGCAAATAA
- a CDS encoding GNAT family N-acetyltransferase: protein MIQIRPMTPEDFERFWPTFQAVVIAQETYAYDPALTQEQARDLWMKAPLHTLIAEEDGQLLGSYYLKANAAGPGNHVCNCGYMVTDAARGRGVARLMCEHSQQLARDSGFLAMQFNSVVASNEVAVGLWSKLGFETVGRLPKAYRHARLGLVDCLVMFKWLADEPVAKEPAQPKLIGRKNIESVVSRPRRK, encoded by the coding sequence ATGATCCAGATCCGCCCCATGACACCGGAAGATTTCGAGCGCTTCTGGCCCACCTTTCAAGCTGTCGTCATCGCTCAGGAAACCTACGCCTACGACCCTGCCCTCACTCAGGAGCAGGCCCGCGATTTGTGGATGAAGGCGCCGCTGCACACGTTGATTGCCGAGGAAGATGGCCAGCTGTTGGGCAGCTATTACCTGAAGGCTAATGCGGCAGGCCCGGGTAATCATGTCTGCAACTGTGGCTATATGGTGACGGACGCGGCGCGGGGTCGTGGTGTGGCGCGGTTGATGTGTGAGCATTCGCAGCAACTTGCGCGCGACAGCGGGTTCCTGGCGATGCAGTTCAATTCGGTGGTCGCCAGTAATGAGGTGGCGGTCGGGTTGTGGAGCAAGCTGGGTTTCGAGACGGTCGGGCGGTTGCCCAAGGCTTATCGTCATGCCCGATTGGGCCTGGTGGATTGTCTGGTGATGTTCAAGTGGCTGGCTGATGAGCCTGTGGCCAAAGAGCCTGCGCAGCCCAAACTGATTGGCCGCAAGAATATCGAATCCGTGGTGTCGCGTCCGCGTCGAAAATAA
- a CDS encoding toxin VasX: protein MTDKSGTLTQRRAATFAKIPATATSLCPFRKPEVAIVPVRYALDRSRYDAAPEKLKPLLKGSRWAVMPKLKTRSYTLRQLYDGYVYVYDETAEVLHEYAVSAATGNLSRIVWTDAQLGSDQRSGGSDAKPFLLYPRNNLLRIAFSAQQWTWRICEHLRSNPANRSSWMKALDLKRYCMTMAEPDTLPLNRIAEAVADIDKEHVVGDDRFADSAIPTSKASSEETQPLFSPIGADVFWQGSVEDQDSSLLIALDDPLAIFNDLGMQLAADQAAYRNWQAEHEHKIQIAQTVTALCGAEGEPEKLPASVRSNAALTHQYLSDVEAYFEQCMFEQDQIGNNTAPGGVLLLSDVFKSPEMRKSIEMRYGSAPSDEALQAWKDRHKWRREVDLSGARAYLQQHLPTGDTLLQQVRDTQSDFRQWSTHLGTEPLKLFVDTTHPESLLYLQTVMLNLQIIYAQDNAASAWLAEQEASDSSPFGNLRYGFSPALKHALHQEANALLNGLGDVTNLATRIGELNGTLNHQGFADKPWMKALKQPVQDTFKALGQLASNAGKATFESILLAWVPIDSRLAVGKQQNIVALIRTLLIGQILLDSKARIAIDHTMLAKLKNWINEWRVLNKQISDTRRSWLYPTAYNPRKSIASHLRALEQKLRLHELSMPALLDFQNNEYARQLQGEIRQHFQSGKTLAKDWLASAKRWIDNLGGMAGSITWGVIMLNFINTAFTYRDLTRDGDFSTKDIGKVTYGLGYSFNLLMAVFVEAPWAIIRDATPVLIDGKNVGILDRSAGYWRAKGNLAWGDAVRGFRVSMVAMGGVGVAASTLELIDIYDDLTKTKTTEEATVTRIKFGSVGLMAIGSTFQLAAGILPTSSYTLVAMNPWFSVAILLTGVIYLLTNMALNYFKQDSVGWWLRKCSWSKSINYHYSTDADGQLEEKLALLTIQLSPQVHVKSTTRDEDHYFGRDTPYSAPVQYGAGVQILLPSAVRGQSVHFNIISSKRPLGVLPVAKIDDPILDPFLDRGQFKKVDQFKKLVNQPARKAQEDFTFPLMPPESEDVVWETWVPLEKDATYLELQIWYPDSLIRPGQQDVGYLFQLKLDSQGDTAVDGLAHVELEIKASSRISTLTLEIAE, encoded by the coding sequence ATGACCGATAAATCCGGCACACTAACGCAACGACGTGCTGCAACGTTCGCCAAGATACCCGCCACGGCTACCAGTCTGTGCCCTTTCCGAAAACCTGAAGTCGCCATCGTGCCAGTGCGCTATGCGCTGGACCGCTCCCGCTACGATGCCGCGCCCGAGAAGCTGAAACCGCTACTCAAGGGCAGCCGCTGGGCGGTGATGCCGAAGCTGAAAACACGCAGCTATACCCTTCGCCAGCTGTATGACGGCTATGTGTATGTCTACGACGAAACGGCCGAAGTGTTGCATGAGTACGCGGTGTCAGCCGCCACCGGCAACCTGAGCCGTATTGTCTGGACCGATGCGCAGCTTGGCAGCGACCAGCGCAGTGGCGGCAGCGATGCCAAGCCTTTTCTGCTCTATCCGCGAAACAACCTGCTGCGCATCGCCTTTTCAGCGCAGCAGTGGACCTGGCGAATTTGCGAACACCTGCGTTCGAACCCGGCAAACCGCTCTTCATGGATGAAAGCGCTGGATCTGAAACGCTACTGCATGACCATGGCCGAGCCGGATACCCTGCCGTTGAACCGCATCGCCGAGGCGGTGGCGGACATCGACAAGGAGCATGTGGTTGGTGATGACCGCTTTGCAGACTCGGCGATTCCTACATCCAAGGCCTCCAGCGAAGAAACCCAGCCGCTGTTTTCGCCAATCGGCGCTGACGTTTTCTGGCAGGGCAGCGTAGAAGATCAGGACAGCTCCCTGCTCATCGCTCTTGATGATCCGCTGGCCATTTTCAACGATCTGGGCATGCAACTGGCCGCCGATCAGGCCGCTTACCGCAACTGGCAAGCCGAGCACGAACACAAGATTCAGATCGCCCAGACTGTCACCGCACTGTGTGGCGCTGAAGGCGAACCGGAGAAATTGCCGGCATCGGTGCGCAGCAATGCGGCGCTTACCCACCAGTACCTGAGCGACGTCGAAGCCTATTTTGAACAATGCATGTTTGAACAAGACCAGATCGGCAACAACACCGCTCCCGGTGGCGTACTGTTGCTGTCGGATGTTTTCAAGAGCCCGGAGATGCGTAAATCGATTGAAATGCGATACGGCAGCGCGCCCTCCGACGAGGCCCTGCAAGCCTGGAAAGATCGCCACAAATGGCGGCGCGAGGTCGATCTGAGCGGTGCGCGTGCGTACCTTCAGCAGCACCTGCCAACCGGCGACACACTGCTGCAACAGGTGCGTGACACGCAAAGCGACTTTCGGCAATGGTCGACCCATCTGGGCACAGAACCGCTCAAGCTGTTTGTCGACACCACCCACCCAGAAAGCCTGCTGTATCTGCAAACAGTCATGCTCAACCTGCAGATCATTTACGCTCAGGACAACGCCGCCAGCGCCTGGCTCGCCGAGCAGGAAGCCAGCGACAGCAGCCCGTTTGGCAACTTGCGCTACGGCTTCTCACCGGCGCTCAAGCACGCGCTGCATCAGGAGGCCAACGCGCTGTTGAACGGCCTTGGCGACGTCACCAACCTGGCCACCCGAATCGGCGAACTCAACGGCACGCTCAATCACCAGGGCTTTGCCGACAAGCCGTGGATGAAGGCGTTGAAACAACCTGTTCAGGACACCTTCAAAGCCCTCGGCCAACTGGCCAGCAACGCAGGCAAAGCGACGTTCGAAAGTATCCTGCTGGCCTGGGTGCCCATCGACAGCCGCCTGGCGGTGGGCAAGCAGCAGAACATCGTTGCACTGATACGCACGCTGTTGATCGGTCAGATTTTGCTCGACTCAAAGGCGCGTATTGCAATCGATCACACAATGCTCGCGAAGCTGAAAAACTGGATCAACGAGTGGCGGGTACTCAACAAACAGATCAGCGACACCCGCCGCAGCTGGCTCTATCCAACCGCTTACAACCCCCGCAAAAGCATCGCCAGCCACCTGCGTGCGCTCGAGCAAAAACTTCGCCTGCACGAACTGAGCATGCCAGCCCTGCTCGACTTTCAGAACAACGAATATGCGAGGCAACTGCAGGGCGAGATTCGCCAGCACTTCCAGTCAGGCAAAACACTGGCCAAGGACTGGCTCGCTTCCGCCAAACGCTGGATCGACAACCTGGGCGGTATGGCGGGCTCGATCACCTGGGGCGTGATCATGCTCAACTTCATCAACACCGCCTTCACTTATCGCGACCTTACTCGGGATGGCGACTTCAGCACCAAGGACATCGGCAAGGTGACGTATGGGTTGGGGTATAGCTTTAACTTGCTGATGGCGGTGTTTGTTGAAGCGCCGTGGGCAATTATCAGGGATGCGACGCCGGTGCTGATCGATGGCAAGAATGTCGGGATTCTGGATCGCTCTGCGGGTTATTGGAGGGCGAAGGGAAATCTCGCGTGGGGTGATGCGGTACGTGGGTTCAGGGTTTCGATGGTGGCGATGGGGGGGGTTGGGGTAGCGGCGTCTACGTTGGAGTTGATAGACATCTACGATGACCTGACTAAAACAAAAACAACTGAAGAGGCAACTGTCACACGTATAAAATTTGGTTCAGTAGGCCTTATGGCGATAGGCAGCACATTCCAGCTCGCTGCAGGAATTCTTCCAACCAGTTCTTATACATTGGTTGCAATGAACCCGTGGTTTAGCGTAGCAATTCTGCTAACAGGTGTGATTTATCTATTGACTAATATGGCGTTGAATTATTTCAAGCAAGATAGCGTTGGATGGTGGCTGCGAAAATGCAGCTGGTCCAAATCAATCAACTACCATTATTCAACAGATGCAGATGGTCAACTTGAAGAAAAACTTGCTCTGCTCACGATACAGCTGAGCCCTCAGGTTCATGTTAAAAGCACCACACGCGACGAAGACCATTATTTTGGTAGAGATACCCCCTATAGCGCTCCGGTACAATACGGTGCTGGTGTGCAAATTCTTCTGCCAAGCGCAGTGCGCGGACAATCAGTACATTTCAATATCATCAGTAGTAAACGTCCACTGGGCGTGCTGCCTGTAGCAAAAATTGATGACCCGATACTCGACCCCTTTCTCGATAGAGGACAGTTCAAGAAGGTTGATCAATTTAAAAAGCTTGTCAATCAGCCCGCTCGCAAAGCCCAAGAAGATTTCACATTTCCGCTTATGCCCCCTGAAAGTGAAGATGTTGTTTGGGAAACCTGGGTGCCGCTTGAGAAAGACGCAACGTATCTGGAACTACAAATATGGTATCCCGACAGTCTGATAAGACCTGGTCAACAGGACGTAGGCTACCTGTTTCAACTGAAACTTGATAGTCAGGGAGATACAGCAGTCGACGGGCTGGCACATGTCGAACTGGAAATAAAAGCGTCTAGTCGAATCAGCACCTTGACACTTGAAATAGCGGAATAA
- a CDS encoding DUF4123 domain-containing protein, producing the protein MNQANYLLIDGVLRPDAVKQLYQCDEPIEIAPLYLGTRWAEIMDLGPVLVRAVHPSELIAQWHRHPEQRIDACIFFSNASLKIVSEHLQRFLSPLGYLGHSSLLRFADPLVMHYWLSSYDPEHLNLTLGPIDQLWVQSPLRSWQQNLDPAITTFVNERAQKVSRAHFPLVSERQLQAFESCHRWLFEGRLYEWIKKQDPRAFLDQSDDQIEIWLTHVVDSAIEWGLVSQYALATWADICHDWGLGFVSSPKGHYQSWCAQSPEHQHLPPELRINALDEYRQKVRTDRDSMHDR; encoded by the coding sequence ATGAATCAAGCCAATTATCTGTTGATTGACGGAGTGCTCAGACCTGACGCCGTAAAACAGCTATACCAGTGCGACGAACCTATCGAGATCGCTCCGCTTTATCTCGGCACACGGTGGGCGGAGATCATGGATTTAGGCCCGGTACTTGTGCGCGCGGTTCATCCCTCCGAACTCATAGCGCAGTGGCATCGACATCCTGAACAACGTATCGACGCCTGCATTTTTTTCAGCAATGCGTCCTTGAAAATCGTCTCTGAACATTTGCAGCGTTTCCTGAGCCCCCTTGGTTATCTCGGTCATTCAAGTCTGCTGCGCTTCGCAGATCCGCTGGTGATGCACTATTGGCTATCGAGCTATGACCCTGAACATTTGAACTTGACGCTAGGCCCCATCGATCAACTCTGGGTTCAGTCACCCCTGCGCAGCTGGCAACAAAACCTCGATCCAGCGATCACGACATTTGTTAACGAGCGTGCGCAAAAAGTCTCTCGAGCGCATTTTCCTCTGGTGAGCGAACGTCAGTTGCAAGCCTTCGAAAGCTGCCATCGATGGCTATTCGAAGGGCGCCTATATGAATGGATCAAAAAGCAGGATCCGCGGGCCTTTCTGGATCAGAGCGACGATCAAATCGAAATCTGGCTGACGCATGTCGTGGACAGCGCAATTGAGTGGGGGCTGGTCAGTCAGTACGCACTGGCGACCTGGGCCGACATCTGCCACGACTGGGGCCTGGGCTTTGTAAGCTCGCCAAAGGGCCACTACCAATCCTGGTGCGCTCAGTCCCCCGAGCATCAGCATTTGCCACCGGAACTGCGCATAAACGCACTCGATGAATACCGTCAGAAAGTTCGTACCGACAGAGATTCCATGCATGACCGATAA
- the tssI gene encoding type VI secretion system tip protein TssI/VgrG — MTLNPTDRPYFSLSIDGPEHDFQILSFTGHEAINQPFCFKLELVSERASLNLESLLNCPAFLQYTSRGNGIHGVIDQVSQGDSGRRLTHYSVTLRPNLARLRHRTNQRIFQNRTVKEIIEQVLKEHHLIGDAYSFQLGMTYPEREYCVQYGESDLHFIQRLCEEEGLHYHFKHSHTAHQLVFGDDQTVFPKLNPVIYKPDSGLVPGDSVIKRFRLRLETRTNSVTHRDYHFEKPLLKMEGSAYDDARPELEHYEYPGGFIHRDRGAHLASRALERHRQDYRLGDGQSDQPTLVSGHFLPLREHPNEEWNDLWLLTEVRHEGRQPQGLEESAHALQNKGGFHQGYRNTFLATPWPSSYRPPRRHPKPRIFGSQTAVVTGPKGQEIHCDRHGRVKVQFHWDREGQANDRSSCWVRVSSGWAGHHYGSMVIPRVGMEVLVTFLDGDPDRPLVSGCLYHAEHVPPYDLPAHQTRSVFKTLSSPGGNGSNELRIEDRAGQEQIYVHAQRDWEQNIEHEQKIRVGHHRHERIEGNSYSEFKIEEHRTVDGDRLTEVKASDHVTVGGTRHIKVGDGLLAHAGQEIHLKAGNKLIIEAGLEITLKAGGSFIKVDASGVTVNGSQIKLNSGGSPGNGSGANPLLPGNAERPEAGESGDMLISAQRQAMIRSPLCSQCSQATEEPKK; from the coding sequence ATGACGCTGAACCCCACTGATAGACCTTATTTCAGCCTGAGCATCGACGGCCCTGAGCATGATTTTCAAATCCTTTCATTTACCGGCCATGAAGCGATCAATCAGCCCTTCTGTTTCAAGCTTGAGCTGGTCAGCGAGCGCGCTTCGCTCAATCTCGAAAGCCTGCTGAATTGCCCCGCATTTCTGCAGTACACATCCAGGGGCAACGGCATTCATGGAGTGATCGATCAGGTTTCCCAAGGCGATTCCGGCAGGCGTCTTACGCACTACTCAGTCACCTTGCGACCGAATCTGGCAAGGCTCAGGCATCGTACCAATCAGCGTATTTTCCAGAATCGAACAGTAAAGGAGATTATTGAGCAGGTACTGAAAGAACATCACCTGATAGGCGACGCCTACAGCTTCCAGCTCGGTATGACTTACCCCGAACGCGAATACTGCGTGCAGTATGGCGAGTCCGACCTGCACTTCATCCAGCGGCTTTGCGAAGAGGAAGGCCTGCACTACCACTTCAAACACAGCCACACAGCACATCAACTGGTGTTTGGTGATGACCAGACCGTATTTCCTAAACTAAATCCGGTTATCTATAAGCCGGACAGTGGCCTGGTACCGGGTGATTCGGTCATCAAGCGCTTCAGGTTGCGCCTGGAAACACGTACAAACAGCGTTACTCATCGCGATTACCACTTTGAAAAACCACTTCTGAAAATGGAAGGCTCGGCATATGACGACGCCCGGCCGGAGCTGGAGCACTACGAATACCCAGGCGGCTTCATTCATCGGGATCGAGGAGCGCATCTGGCGAGCCGCGCACTTGAGCGCCATCGCCAGGATTACCGACTGGGCGATGGCCAAAGTGATCAACCCACCTTGGTCAGCGGCCATTTTCTACCTTTGCGCGAGCACCCCAACGAGGAATGGAACGACCTGTGGCTGTTGACCGAAGTTCGTCATGAGGGCCGCCAGCCGCAGGGGCTTGAGGAGTCCGCCCATGCATTACAGAACAAGGGGGGCTTTCATCAGGGCTATCGCAATACCTTTCTCGCTACGCCGTGGCCATCCTCGTATCGCCCTCCCCGGCGTCATCCCAAGCCAAGAATATTCGGCAGCCAGACCGCTGTGGTCACCGGTCCGAAAGGTCAGGAAATACACTGCGACCGGCACGGCCGGGTCAAAGTGCAGTTTCATTGGGACCGCGAGGGACAGGCCAATGATCGCAGCAGTTGCTGGGTAAGGGTTTCGTCCGGTTGGGCCGGTCATCACTACGGCAGCATGGTCATCCCGCGAGTGGGTATGGAAGTACTGGTGACGTTCCTTGACGGCGACCCTGACCGTCCATTGGTCAGCGGCTGCCTGTATCACGCAGAGCACGTCCCACCCTACGATCTGCCTGCACATCAGACGCGCAGTGTATTCAAGACCCTGAGCAGCCCCGGTGGCAATGGTTCCAACGAGCTGCGCATCGAAGACCGGGCCGGTCAGGAGCAGATCTACGTTCATGCCCAGCGCGACTGGGAGCAGAACATTGAGCATGAGCAGAAAATCCGGGTCGGTCATCATCGGCATGAGCGGATCGAAGGCAACAGCTACAGCGAGTTCAAGATCGAGGAACATCGGACTGTCGATGGCGACCGGCTGACCGAGGTAAAAGCGAGCGATCACGTCACGGTGGGCGGAACCCGGCACATCAAAGTGGGTGATGGATTACTGGCCCACGCCGGACAGGAAATCCACCTCAAAGCCGGTAACAAACTGATCATCGAGGCAGGGCTGGAAATCACGCTAAAAGCAGGCGGCTCCTTTATCAAGGTCGATGCCAGTGGCGTGACCGTGAACGGGTCTCAGATAAAGCTCAATTCGGGGGGCAGCCCCGGAAACGGCTCTGGAGCAAACCCGCTACTTCCGGGTAATGCAGAGCGGCCAGAAGCTGGCGAATCAGGTGACATGCTTATCTCCGCACAGCGACAGGCAATGATACGCAGCCCATTGTGTAGCCAATGCTCGCAAGCAACCGAAGAACCGAAAAAATGA
- a CDS encoding Hcp family type VI secretion system effector: protein MPTPAYMTVIDANQKILTAGAFTADSVGNVYQEGHEDEVIIQAFSHNIIKPCDPQSGQTTGQRIHGPACVTKTFDKTSPLLLEALCSGSKLSEVEIKWYRTSIDGKQEHYYTTTLEDAVIVNIKSYMHNCQDPTNSHFGHLEDVQFSYRKITWDHVKATTTGSDDWRSPKSA from the coding sequence ATGCCTACACCCGCCTATATGACTGTCATAGACGCCAATCAGAAAATACTGACAGCAGGAGCTTTCACAGCAGACTCTGTCGGCAACGTCTATCAGGAAGGCCATGAAGATGAAGTAATAATCCAGGCATTCAGCCATAACATCATTAAACCCTGTGATCCTCAGTCAGGGCAGACTACTGGCCAACGAATTCATGGTCCTGCGTGTGTCACGAAAACTTTCGACAAGACCTCGCCATTGCTTCTGGAGGCTCTTTGCTCAGGCTCAAAGCTAAGCGAAGTCGAAATCAAGTGGTACCGGACGTCTATCGATGGCAAGCAGGAACACTATTACACCACCACCCTGGAGGATGCGGTCATCGTCAACATCAAGTCCTACATGCACAACTGCCAGGATCCGACGAACTCGCACTTTGGACACCTGGAGGACGTTCAATTCAGCTATCGCAAAATAACCTGGGACCACGTAAAGGCCACTACTACCGGGTCTGATGACTGGAGAAGTCCGAAGTCGGCATAA
- the tssA gene encoding type VI secretion system protein TssA, whose amino-acid sequence MANKDKLSIRYLDLARHPVATGDYAGEDIRFSTAFEALERELGGAQAILGEVNVDWLRIREGCEHILSNQSKDLRVASWLAWALYECESVNGLSAGLGLIHCLCKEHWLLFHPKKLRTRSATMQWLLLKIDKALGEDTSITHQLPEFQQLLRQLDGLDEIFNLYMGSDAPLLLPLRRRLARMIQRAEQVEKEPVKVVERVKQAAVQLFSSDSHIDNEKDAQRTLSVQENSVRSLCRWWLKQKTTDPRAFRLGRSQAWYAVDSLPERNSEKITLLRRLPADKLSSYQERFEQGLYADLIVDVEASLAGSPFWFDGQRMVWNCLKALGGEAAMREVEAQLALLLKRIPDLVELRFHDGVPFADAETLQWIAAYILPAEVHVGNACGSESQHDASERSSRYHDALPVLQTKGLKAAVQLVNDHLNGVEGGRERFFCKLCIARLCIDANKYELAKVQLEYLDQELQSASLPAWEPAIFLDVSRLLYSCYERTALNDKAAARKEVIYQRLCHHDLERFIDG is encoded by the coding sequence GTGGCCAATAAAGACAAACTCTCTATTCGATATCTGGATCTGGCCCGGCATCCTGTCGCAACGGGTGATTATGCAGGCGAAGACATCCGTTTTTCTACGGCGTTTGAAGCCTTGGAGCGTGAGTTGGGCGGTGCACAGGCCATTCTCGGGGAAGTGAATGTAGACTGGCTGCGGATCAGAGAGGGCTGCGAACATATCCTTTCAAATCAGTCCAAAGACCTGCGCGTCGCCAGCTGGCTGGCGTGGGCTCTATATGAATGCGAGTCTGTTAACGGATTATCTGCGGGGCTGGGATTGATTCATTGTTTGTGCAAAGAGCATTGGCTGCTTTTTCATCCCAAAAAACTACGAACACGTTCAGCGACTATGCAATGGCTCTTGCTGAAAATCGACAAGGCGCTGGGAGAAGATACTTCCATTACTCACCAGCTTCCTGAATTCCAGCAACTGCTCAGACAGCTTGATGGCCTGGATGAGATATTTAATCTGTATATGGGAAGCGATGCCCCTTTGCTGCTGCCGTTGAGAAGACGGCTCGCCCGTATGATTCAGCGTGCTGAGCAAGTTGAGAAAGAGCCTGTGAAGGTGGTGGAGCGTGTCAAGCAGGCTGCGGTCCAGTTGTTTTCAAGTGACTCTCACATCGACAATGAGAAAGATGCCCAGCGGACGTTAAGTGTGCAAGAGAACTCGGTACGCAGCCTTTGCAGATGGTGGCTTAAGCAGAAAACTACAGATCCGCGAGCTTTCCGCCTGGGTCGCTCGCAGGCCTGGTATGCAGTGGACAGTCTTCCTGAGAGAAACAGTGAAAAAATAACCCTGTTAAGGAGGTTGCCCGCTGACAAATTGAGCAGTTACCAAGAGCGATTCGAACAGGGGCTTTACGCAGACCTTATTGTGGATGTTGAAGCAAGTCTTGCAGGGTCGCCTTTTTGGTTTGATGGTCAGCGAATGGTCTGGAACTGTCTGAAAGCCCTGGGGGGCGAAGCGGCAATGCGCGAAGTGGAAGCTCAGTTAGCTTTGCTTTTAAAGCGCATTCCAGACCTTGTTGAACTTCGCTTTCACGACGGTGTGCCGTTTGCAGACGCGGAGACATTACAGTGGATCGCCGCTTATATCCTGCCTGCCGAGGTCCATGTCGGAAATGCGTGTGGCAGCGAAAGTCAGCATGACGCCTCAGAACGAAGTTCGCGGTACCACGACGCACTGCCGGTTTTGCAGACAAAAGGGCTTAAAGCCGCTGTGCAATTAGTGAATGATCACTTGAACGGTGTGGAAGGCGGGCGAGAGCGATTTTTCTGCAAGCTATGCATCGCACGTCTCTGTATCGATGCAAACAAATACGAGTTAGCGAAGGTTCAACTTGAGTATCTTGATCAGGAGCTCCAATCAGCAAGCCTCCCGGCATGGGAACCCGCGATCTTCCTCGATGTGTCGCGCTTGTTATATAGCTGTTACGAGCGAACGGCGCTGAACGATAAGGCAGCAGCGCGCAAAGAAGTGATTTACCAGAGGTTGTGTCATCACGACCTTGAAAGATTTATTGATGGCTAA